DNA sequence from the Sardina pilchardus chromosome 23, fSarPil1.1, whole genome shotgun sequence genome:
TACCATAAATGGGGGAAAACTGTGATAATGTTTGTGGAGGCTCAGCtaaatgtgcacaaactttaAACCAGACTGAAATGGTATTTTTAAGATAAGGATTTTTTGTCTTGCTAATTAGTATGTTCTTACTGGCAGAGTACATATATAAGTTTGGGGAGATACTAATTTGATGTGATTCAATTGAAATCCAGGATGGAggattatttttttcaaaataaaacatccCTGCCCTGATTTGAGCTGCCCAGTAATACCACTCAAGGTTTGGAAGCTGTAGTCCACCTCTATCATATGGAAGATACAATAGTGATAACCTGAGCCTAGAGCGCCTATTGTTCCATATGAAGTTAGTAAAAAGCTTTCGTagtaggggaaaaaaagatgatgGTGGTGCAAGTGGGATTGATTGAAAGAAATATAAAAACTTTGGTAATATTGACATCTTAAGAACATTCACTCGTCCTATCATAGAGATAGGGAGTTTTGTCCATCTGTTCACTAGCTGAGTGACCTTATCCACAATGGGATTGTAGTTGGCGGGAACAATCTTATTAACACAAGGAAGGATCTTAATGCCCAGATAAGTGAAGCCTTTTGGGCAAATCAGAAAAGGACTGTGTACTAGAGGATTTTGTGCCTCATTTTCATTCAAGAACATAAGTGCTGATTTGGTATTGTTAATCTTATAACCTgaaaaagaaccaaataaatTAATTAGTTCTAGTAGAGAGGGTAACGTATATTTCagatttgaacaaaataaaagaatATCATCTGCATAAAGTGCTATACGGTGTTCTACATCCCCAACCTTTATGCCTTCTAATTTGGGATCTTTACGGATAGCCATAGCCAGTGGTTCGATAGCCAGGGTAAATAACAATGGCGATAAAGGGCAGCCTTGTCTTGTACCCCGTAGTAGATGGAAAGGCTGGGAAGTCAGTCCATTGGTTAAAACCATGGCCTGTGGATCAGCATATATTAGTTTAATCCAACTAAGAAAGTTCCCTTTAATGCCATATCTTTGCAAAACTTCAAATAGATATTGCCATGACACCCTATCGAAAGCCTTCTCGGCATCTAGAGACAAAATGGCGGTGTCATGGCAGCCAGATTTTTCATAGAGTATGTTAAACACCCTTCGTATATTATGAAAACCTTGTCTTCCTTGAACAAAACCGTTCTGGTCAGGGTGGACCATTTGTGGCAAGAGTGATTCAAGCCGCCTAGCCAACACTTTACAAAGGATTTTGAGATCATTGTTAAGAAGTGAGATTGGCCTATATGAAGCACACAGGGAGGATGGTTTTCCTGGTTTTAACAAGAGTGAGATCTCTGCCATGttaagagatggagggagggaaccGTTATCCAAAGATTCATTATACATGTCTAATAGGGGAGTTATTAGTTTATCCtgaaatattttatatatttcaaTGGGGATTCCATCAGATCCAGGACTTTTTCCTCCCTTCATGCTGGAAATGGCCAGAGATAGATCCTCAGCAGTTAGTTTCAAGTCCAGGGAATTTACAAAATCGTCGTCCAGAGTTGCAAAACTTAACAAATCTAAAAAATCCTTTTGTGTTTTAATAGTTGTAGATGAACAGTCTGTGTAATATAATTCTTTGTAAAAGTTTCTGAAAGTTCTATTAATTTCCTGTGGGTCACTGGTTTCTGAACCCTCATCAGTTGTAATGGTATTAATTGTTCTCTCAGTTTCCAACTGCTTAATACGCCAGGCTAAAAGCTTACTGGCTTTTTCACCTTGCTCATAGTAAGATTGTTTCAATTTCATTAGGCTTTTGGTTGCCTTGTTTATTGACAAAACATTATATTTAGCTCTATTTTCATTCAGTTCTTTAAATAACGCTTCAGTGGGTTTATTAAAATAATCtatttgaatgttttttatCTTTTGTTCTAATtgttccatctctttcttccaACTTCTATGTTTAAAGCTAGTGTAACTAATCATCTGACCTCTCAAGAAGGCTTTAAAGGCTTCCCAGCGCACAGCAGCAGATGTTTGATGagtatttatttcaaaataagaatCGATTTGAGCCCCAATACATTGCAAGAAGTCCGGATCTTTTAGCCAGAATGTTTGTAGACGCCATCTAGTGGGCCTAAGAAAAGCTTTGGGTGTATTCAAATTAAACGAAACAGAGGCATGGTCTGAAATTACTATGCTATCATACCAGCTGTCTGAAATTAAAGGTATCAAATTGGCAGagactaaaaaaaaatctattctaGAAAAGGTCTTACAAGTGCTCGAATAGCAAGAAAATGTTGACTTATCAGGGTGGGTTTTTCTCCATATGTCAATCAAATTAAATTCTTTAATAAAGTAAAATATCTCCTTTCTGGTCTGATTATGAGAAGCATCAATTCCTGTAGATCGGTCCATTTTAGGTTGAAGAACACAATTAAAATCCCCACCTATAATATAACTACCAGGTAATTCGGCCAAGGTTAAGAATAAGTGTCTGAAAAATAAAGGGTTATCATCATTGGGGCCATACAGGTTGACTAGGTTTAATTTTTGTGATAAAATCTCGCATTGAATAATAAGATATCTACCAAGTTTATCTTCAACCACATTAATAAGTTGAAAAGACACAGATTTATGAATCAGAGTTATTACCCCATGTGAGTGTGAACTAAATGAAGCAGAAAAGACACGGCCAGGCCATCGTCTCCTAACTCTAATTACATCATCAGGGGTCAAATGGGTCTCTTGGAGAAAAACTATCTTAGCCTGGAGATGTTTAATCCTGCTCATGACTTGTTTTAACTTGACAAACTTATTCAAGCCTCTTACATTCCAGGAGGTAAATTTCAGTTCAGAAGACATGTTGAAATGTCATATATGTGAAAGCAGTGGGCCTTTTGCTAAAGTGACTAATGAGCCAAAGGAGGAtataacaagaaaaacaaaaacacacaaacaaacaatacactGTGCCTATAACCCTAAGGAACATGAACACGAACCTGTGTATTTCCCCAAATGAAATACACATACCCCTCCCACAAAGATTCTCAATGACTCCATAGAGGAGCCAGGCTATGGAGGTTAGCTGGTCCACCCATACACAAAATACAGTGAGGAACAGCATACCTGTTGAGCTCCACAGAGCCCCACCAAAAGTACAGACAAACTGCAAAAGTCCTGAAATATGATTAGTCGGCTAGTTGTAGATGCTTACTTTGCAATACTTTCACTGACCACATTTTGTTGTTACCTTAATTGTCCAATGTCAGcccccaaaaagaaaaaaagattagCCTACTCCACGTTGGTTTCAGCCACTTCACTGGAGTCAGCTTGCTCCGTGTCATCTTGCTCAATGCCCGTCAGCCCCTGGACGAACTTCTCTGCTTCCGATGCGCTGTCGAATGTGTGTCGTCTTCCCTTTATGGTGATTAGCAGTGTGGCAGGGTGAATAACGCCAAAGCGCAGTGTCGGGTACGAGAGGGCAGCCAGCTGTTTCTTCACAGGATCAAAGACCTGCCGCCGTTTGCGCAGGTTAGAAGAGATGTCAGGGAAAAACATAATCCTCTTTTCGTCGTACTTTATCTGACCCGCATGTCTTGCAGCTGTCATGACCCGTTCCTTATCAGCATAGTTTAAAAACTTCATTATAATCACTCTTGGACGCACAGGGGATCGGTCGTTACCAGACCGCCTCTGTACACTGCCTATTCTATGAGCCCGTTCAATGAGTAAGGGCTTTGGGAATTCACCAAGCACTTCGGGGATCATGTTTTCAAGAAAAGCACACATGTCAGACCCTTCTTTCTCTTCAGGGAGGCCAACCAGTCTAAGATTCGAACGACGAGCCCGGTTTTCTAGGTCATCCACTTTTCGAGTCAGTTCTTCCAATGTAGTTTTCATCTTTCGAGACCCAGCCCTCATGGACGTGATTTCGTCTTCAGTAGTGCTAATTCTCTCCTCGACTTCTGTCATGCGTCCTGAAATTTCTTTCAGCTCACCTCGTATTTCTTGAGTGGCGCCGAGCAGAGTATCGAATCTCGACACGAAATCTTCCTTCATCGTTTCGATAGCAGTGAGAATTTGACTGGAGTTAGCTAAGTTTTCACTAGCCTCGGATGCTGATGCTTGCCTTGCTAGGCTAGAGTCCAACTTTGCGGTCATCTTCTGAGGTTTAGGAGGCTTATTTGACGGCATATTAGTTACCAAATCGGTTTAAACACAAAAGTGGCTGCTTATTAGCGCTGAAAGCAATATTTTTAATTGTCCGACTATTAGTAGTTACATTTTAGGTTGGGAGAGCTCTGTCACGCGTCCACCTAGCCCAACGCCATAACCGGAAGTCGAAATTATAGTTTCTATGAAGTTATGGTATTTTGTGATTAAAATTAAATTCTTAATAAATGAAGAAATAATTTCATACATAAGgatgttgattttttttgttcttcattATTATGTTTTGCAAATAGTGAATGGCATGACAATAAAACATGCATTTTATTACAAATTCTATTACTTTCTGAATAAATGGGAATTAAAGTTTAACTGTATAGCAATTATGTTTCAATTGGTTTGATGGGCAATgggcaaagcaaaaaaaaacacccctgaAGAACTGCATGGACCCAGATGCAATAAAGTTAGTCATTTACATCTAGATCATtgttgatcagctgtctgagtGTGATGTACAGATTGACTGTTTCAAATACATCATTTGTCAATGACAAATTATGCTCTGACATCAGATCCACACAAATATGGAACACATCCTCATCACATGGGAAGTCCTTGAAAACACATTCTGTCAAACAGGCCTCAATCTTATCCAGACCAGGGCGATACTTGTAGTCCGTGGCACCGTAGAGCTCTGGCACTGCATGTATGATTGCTGGACGACCATGAGGACTTCTTGAGTCATGTACTCTGCGTATCCTGTGCTCATTCCATGTTGATGCGACCTCATCCAGTTCTTCCTGGTAAACAAGTTGGTTCAGACAACTTAATTCCACAATTGAATGCATTGtacattatgtaggcctacattacatgCAATTATTGTCTTTTGAAAGTAAAATTACTGTCTATATGTGTAACGTGGTGTAGAAGGTGAGACTTAGTTAAAATCAGGTCCAAGGCCCGTACACCTTGTAAATAGAATGTGGCATGTATTGAAACATGCCTCAACCTTTAGTAGGCAATTTGCATTCCAGGCTACTAGATATAGGAGCCTATGCACATGGCCAAACTGGTCGTGCTTCCTAAAATCTTCATTAGGCATTCCAGTTCTTATTAGACATAGGCTAGACCTTTCAACTGTCTGGTATGTAGCATACAGGCTGctaaaaagagacaaaaatgtGCGAAGGTTGTCGATTATCGCATGGCTAGTAAAACAAAGCATTGCTGAATGGGAAAATAACAGAAAGGAAGGCATTGAGGAAGCCCATAGCCTTAGCAGTTTCCACTCCTGCTTTTAAGCGGTCCGAACATGCCACCCGCAAATGGCTCTAAGTAGCCTTACAACAAAAATACAACAAATTACAGCATGCAGAGAAATGCAGTTAAAATATTAAAAGCAGTGAATATTGTGAGACTTAGGCCTACTTACCTGAATTgtggaaagaaaacaaaaccgaACCAGTGATTTGTCCAAGAAGGTGTCAGCAAAGTGACCATCGCAGCGTAGTTGGTCAAAGATGTCCATCCAAAATTGCGCACACTGGCTGCGCAGAGTTAACCACCACCTTTCAATGCGCTGGTTACCAGTGCTTGGACCAACCGTAACATGGTCGGTAACCTGACCATCTGAGAAGTGCAGAAACTTTTGCATTTCAGCCAGTCGAACATTTTCCGTGCCCATATCTAACCTTACTCTTTCAGGGCAGCCTTCAGTCCTAACTACAGCGTCCATAAAATACCCGGCAATTACGTTTGGATCGTTATTAGTTTTGTAGGCCTCCAGCCAGATGACTCGTCTTGAAAAACCATCTATGCATCCACTGATTGCAATACCAAAAGGCTTCAGCTTATCATAGCCGTCAATGTGCCAGACGTAGTTCGGTCCCTTGCTGTGATATACTCTGCGGCGCAATCGGTGTCTGGATCTCAATTCCACTCCGTCGCTGTCCAGCAATCGCATAAGGATGCGTACCGTTTCCCTGTCTGTCACAATGCCGTTCATCCAACACTTCTGGTGCATCCACCGATACCCATGGCACTGGCCAGAAGTCTGTAACTGCGCTTCAATGAAAGCTGCTACCTCTGTTGGGTCTGTCTTGTTCTTTCTGCGCCACAATTTGTTCTTTCTCAAAAATCTTTCTAAAGTCCGCCGGCTCAGCACCACACCATGCTCCTTAGCTAATACTGCCATAATTTCATCATTTGTGTACATTCGTAATACGTAACGTAACGATGCCACTCCATGTTCAATGATCTGCCTTAACATTGGTGGTTTTATACTTTTTATCTCAAAATTTCGACttttatttctcaaaattttgactttttatctcaaaatgttgactttttatctcataattttgactttttatctcaaaaTTTCGACTTTTATatctcaaaattttgactttttatctcaaaatttcgactttttatctcaatttttttttaatctccctGGCGGAAATGGGCTTCCATAGGAATGTGCTTAGGTCAGTGCGAAAACGAGGCTGAGGTGGTACACCTGCTCTTGCACTACTTTCACAGTATCATATACAATTGGAGCTGCTTTGATAACAGTGCTGGTGGCTTAACAAAAATCCTTGAGTCTTCACTATTTTCACGACGGCCGATGTCGATAATCAGCTATTAAAGGAAATTGGATCCTTAGATCAGTATAAAAGGATAGGCCAATAGGATAGAGGGCAGCCTCTATAACACAATTATAACACAGGTAAGAGAACGATTGGTGTGCTATCTCGGCTAAATGTAAAAACATGGTCCAACATCAcacatgtctgtgtctcttgGAAAACTATGAAAAAATAGTTCTTGATGCTAGGAAACACACAACAATAATAAGCTATAACTCAATTCACTCATAGCAACTTTTCAAACGTTCTACAATCTCGTTTTCGCCCAGTTTGACATGAgcgtacatgtatgtgtattacAGTAACAGAAGTCCTTTTGCGAGGACCTTCAGACAGAGGAGGTAAATCAGAGGAGAAGGAAGTGATCAACTTGGGGATGGGAACTGGGTAACTGTGACAGAACTGACTTGATAGCTTCCTTCCTGCATAAGAGTGGGAgaccacatacacaaaagcctttgaaaaagattttaaaaataaaactgtcATGCAAATGGAAATATCTGAATTTCCGTGTTTCGTTGCCTTCACCATCACCGTGATGAGTCATCAATAATAAATGAATTACCTCAGCCATGTTGTCTGTAATTACGATGTGCATCACTGTACAGCATAATTTAGAATAATAAAGGCAGTACCCATTTGGAGAATGATTTTCAAAGTGGTCGATATAATTATGGCAAATGTGTGAGGAGCTAAGCAGgaccagacaaaaaaaatggaggttttattttttagtaAACACATTCTGCCATGAGTTCCGAAAGCTGTCTAGACACACAAGGGTACTGGTCTATGCAGTCTTGTGCATTCAGCTCTGTTTCACGAAGACCAGGCCTTTGCTGCAACAGATCAACACCCctcacaccccacccctccccacacacacccttgaggGCATCATTCACAATCTGTGTTTGCTGTGGACAGTCCTGACAGCGAGGTGAGCCCTGTTTGCATTCCCCATATATATTCCAGATTCGCTATGCGTTAAACAGGAATTCCCAGTAAGCGTAATTGGCATGTATATACACTGAAATATTCACCTCCCTCCAGCACCTGAGTCTCTTTCAGTGGGCCCGTCTTACCTTGATGGACTAGTTATGGAGAGACTCTATACATTCTTTTTCTTGACTGCTGTCTCGAGTAGTTGCCAAGCAACGGGAAGCCTGTTAGCCTGCTGCATCTCCAATCAGTGGCAAGGGAGGCAGAAGAAGAATAACAAGAGTTAACCTTGAGGGACCACAGTGCAGAAAGTAGGGGGGCTACGCCATTATGGCAAAAAGCCTTCATAAATCAATCTCTTTCCTCCGCTGTGTTCTAAATGAATTCCCTTTCATTAAAACGTCAGAAACAATGGGCAACTGacaaatgtatgtgtgcaggAGCTCGAGaaatgtagaaaaaaaaatgtaaatacacTGACGGTATGAACAGCCATTATAATATTTCAAATAGTGAATAATTACCtgttaaaaaatgtgtgtgtgtgtgtgtgtgtgattggggggtgaggtgtgtgtgtgtgtgtgtgtgtgtgtgtgtgtggcagaggagggtggaggggtggaggctgCACTCTAGCTGGAGTCAAGTGACATAATGTAGCataatatcatcatcatcatcatcaaccgttttttattcagggaaaattgactgagcatcaagctcttttacagcaatgccctgagtcacaaaacatataacaacaataatcaaaataataaaacaagaaaaagaaaaagatacaaaaagcaaataattaaactgacacaaaatagccaggtgccagacagagcggcgtattcgcacagcgttcctgtacagacatcaagacagacattagacaaccactacaaacatagcgcatttcacgtgcacagaacccatacacagacagtgccgaatggagtggcgtaatcgccagcgtacccgtggcaacaaagaacaaacaaatttacaaaataacaagacacaagacaaaagatgccggacggagcggcgtaatcgcctgcgtacccggcggacaccaagacatacatacaaagacatacaaagacagacaccaaacaacaattaacatagcctataataaaataacatggattaagatataagacagacaaacaaacacaaatcaaataaataaataaataataaaagcaaacaaaatgagaaaagtccacgccaacttagtccaaATCGACTGCATCAGTAGACGGCCGAGAAAAGTCCCAGGGCAATAGATGTTGCACAGTCCCGTAGCTGATCAGACCAACCCGGCGGAATTCGCTAGGCAGAGCGCAGGCAGGCCGTCTGGAGAACACCAGAAGCTGAGgcacaagcagcagaagcaccgaGCAGCCTGAAGTCGAGAGCGACCCTGCAGGTCAGCAGCATTTTGTCCCTGGCCTCCAACGTTAGCGCTGCTCGATCCAGACAGGCAGCAGCTCGATCGGCAGTCGCGGCAGCAATATATATCTTTAGCATATTAGTAACAACATCTTTATTCACAAAAGACTGGTTGCTAACTATATCATAACTGATAAATGTCAACTGATTTTAACTAATTGCCCT
Encoded proteins:
- the LOC134071668 gene encoding uncharacterized protein LOC134071668, translated to MHQKCWMNGIVTDRETVRILMRLLDSDGVELRSRHRLRRRVYHSKGPNYVWHIDGYDKLKPFGIAISGCIDGFSRRVIWLEAYKTNNDPNVIAGYFMDAVVRTEGCPERVRLDMGTENVRLAEMQKFLHFSDGQVTDHVTVGPSTGNQRIERWWLTLRSQCAQFWMDIFDQLRCDGHFADTFLDKSLVRFCFLSTIQEELDEVASTWNEHRIRRVHDSRSPHGRPAIIHAVPELYGATDYKYRPGLDKIEACLTECVFKDFPCDEDVFHICVDLMSEHNLSLTNDVFETVNLYITLRQLINNDLDVND